AAATGGTTTTGATAAAGGTAACATACCGATGTATACGAATACGCCGTCAGTTTTGACTTCTTTCTCTTCTCCACTATTTACGTCCACAAGTGTTACACTTCCTACTTTACCACTTGCTTCGTTGATTTCTTTTATCGTGTGGTTCCAAATGAAATCTACTTTTTCGTTTTGGAAAGCACGGTCTTGTAAAATTTTCTGTGCACGAAGCGTGTCACGACGGTGAACGATCGTTACTTTTGATGCGAAGCGCGTTAAGAACACACCCTCTTCAACAGCAGAATCTCCGCCGCCAATTACGATAAGTTCTTTTCCTTTAAAGAATGCTCCGTCACATACTGCACAATATGATACACCGCGGCCGCCAAGTTCTGTTTCACCCGGTACACCAATTTTTTTATACTCTGCACCGCTTGCAACGATAATTGCACGTGCTTTATATTCTTTTTTACCAGCAATAATTGTTTTGTATTCCTTACCATCGATGACTTCTTTCACATCACCGTATGCATATTCAGCACCAAATTTCTTCGCATGCTCGAACATTTTATTTGATAAATCTGGTCCTAAAATAGACTCATAACCTGGGTAGTTTTCTACATCTTCCGTGTTTGCCATTTGGCCACCTGGAATACCACGCTCAAGCATTAATGTGCTTAAATTTGCACGAGATGTATATACTGCAGCTGTCATACCAGCTGGTCCTGCACCAATAATAACGACATCATAAATTTTTTCTTCTGACACACTATTCACTCCTATCCATTCCTACACAATTAAGTTACCCTCATTATACTGTTAGCATCATTTTTTTCCCAATGATTTGCTTATCTTATGTGTGCGTACGCTTAACAGCTTGCACATACTTTCGGACAGTCGCTACAGATACATTATATACATCTCCAAGCTCCGACTGTGTCATTTTATTTCCTTGTTCGCCGCGTACAATGTATTCAATCGCAGCTGACCAGCCGTACACATTTGTAAATATGTCTCCAGATGTATATAAACGTATGAACGTACAAAACCAAAAGTGTAAACACTCTTCAATTAATTCATCATCTTTTTTCGTATAATTGTATAATGCATCCGCGATTCTCGCGCACTGCTCAAATTGCTGTAAATCAGCTGGAATACTCTTATGACTATTAAGTAAAAAGAAGTACTTTGCAAGTTGTGATACGATGGGAACACCGTTCTTCGCTTGCGTTATATCAAAGAAGAATCCCACCTTCTCCGGCGTTGACAATTCATTCATTAAATATAAAGCTAGCATTTGTTCTTCTAGCGTCGCACTTTGCTGAAATGATTTTCGTAATTCTTCAAATAACACGTTTTGTCCTTCATCTGCTAAATTCAGCGCATTCCACGGTTCTTTTCCCTTTTTATCAGGATGCAATTCCACGACATATTGCCACATTTTTTCAGCTAGTTGCTGATCTTTCACCATATAAGCAGAATATGCAAACCAATAATAAAAACTAACGTCTCCCTCATATCCTTGACGCTTTAATAGTTTGAACCATTTATATGCATGCTCGAAATAACCAATTGTTGCAAGTGTAGTTCCCAGTTTCAAACGATGTTCAAATGAAATTGGATATACTGAAACTAGCTGTCCCGCTAATGCTTCTACTTGTTTATGCTCTCCAATTGAATATAGAAAAATAAGTGTATTACAAAGCGCATGTATATTACCAGGATTTTTCTCTAAAATCATTTCTGTTAACTTCAGCGCTTTGTCTACATTACCCGATTGAAAATGTGCAATGGCTAAATTATTATGACCTGACCAAAATTCCGGATAATCTTTCGTAACAATTTCTAATGTAGCAATTGCTTCTTCTAATTGTCCATTACGAATATAACGATTCGCTTCTTCCTGCATAACAATTAAATCATCTTCATCTTCAATCTCTTCCGCACCCATTGCTTCTTCTTCCATAATCTCTAGAAGTTCTAATGTATCTTCTACGAATTCCTTCTCTTTTGCAACTTCTAAATAGCGATCCGCATATTTCTTCGCCTGTTGAAATAACCCCATATATGCATAATTATTTGCAATAAAATAATAGCACTGTTCAAGTTCAGGATTAGATCTAACTAACTTTAAGAAGGTTTGATTCGACTCTTGATATTCACCAGCCTCAGATAATACTGTTGCTAATTGACATAAAATAAACGGCTCCTTCTCACTTTGTGCCGCTCTTCGAAAATATTTAATTGCATCTTGCAATTTTTGTCCTTTGTAAGCTCTCATCCCTTTTTTATAAAAGAAGTCCGCTAATTGATTAAAAGAGATAACTTGTCCGTTCTCCTTATATATCCTTTGATTTTTCCCCATATATCCTCCAGTTTTTTGTTTTCTTCGTTCACACATTCTTCTATCTATAAGTATAAACGATTCCGTAAAAAACAAAACAGTATATTATACTCAATTATTTCCTTTTTATTCATAAAAAAAGAGGAGAAATGTTACATTTTCACCATGAACCTTCTCTGGCGGTCATTTGCTCTTTCGTATAAATAATACGCATTGGATTTCCACCTACGAAAGCACCGCTCGGTACATCTCTATGAACAAGTGTGCCAGCTGAAACAGTCGCACCGTCTCCAATTTTCACACCTGGTAATATTGTTACATTCGCTCCAATCATCACTTCATTTCCAATGACGATTTCTCCAAGTCGATATTCACGAATTAAATATTCATGTGCTAAAAGCGTTGTGTTATAGCCAATAATCGAATTCTCTCCCACAGTTATCTTTTCTGGGAACATAATATCCGGCATTACCATAAGCGCAAATGATGTTTTCTTTCCTACTTTCATCCGTAAAAAAGTGCGGTACAACCAATTCTTCACAGATAAACATGGCGTGTAACGTGCAATTTGGATAATAATAAAGTTTTTCATTACCTTCCAAAAAGACACTGTTTTATACACATTCCATAATGAATTTTCTCCTGAAACAGGATAGCGCGTTGTCCGTCGCACTTAGCTCGCTCCTCTACTAACTTACTTGGACCTTTATGAACGGTTCATATTAGACAAAATCGGTAGCAAATCACTCATTTTATCTAGCATAAAGTCCGGCTTGTAAGCCTCTAAATACGCTCTACCTTTCAACGTCCATGAAACCGCAGCTGTTTTCGTCCCCGCATTTTGACCACCGACAATATCATGATGATTATCCCCAACCATCAATGCTTCTTCTGGTTTTGCATCTAATAATTCAAGCGCTTTTTGAAGTGGCTCTGGATGTGGTTTCACATGCTCTACATCATCAATTGTCACGACAACATCAAAAAATTCATCAAGCTTTGACAACTGTAATCCCATCTCAACGGTTTGTCTCGCTTTCGTTGTAACAATACCAACTTTATAACCTTGCTTCTTCAACTCTCGAACTGTTTCATATACAGTTTCATATTCTTCTACTAATTCATCATGATGATCATGGTTAAATTCGCGATAACTTGTAATCATCTCTTCAACCTTACTTTCATCAATCTTACTGAAAGTATCATGCAAAGATGG
This DNA window, taken from Bacillus cereus ATCC 14579, encodes the following:
- the trxB gene encoding thioredoxin-disulfide reductase: MSEEKIYDVVIIGAGPAGMTAAVYTSRANLSTLMLERGIPGGQMANTEDVENYPGYESILGPDLSNKMFEHAKKFGAEYAYGDVKEVIDGKEYKTIIAGKKEYKARAIIVASGAEYKKIGVPGETELGGRGVSYCAVCDGAFFKGKELIVIGGGDSAVEEGVFLTRFASKVTIVHRRDTLRAQKILQDRAFQNEKVDFIWNHTIKEINEASGKVGSVTLVDVNSGEEKEVKTDGVFVYIGMLPLSKPFVELGITNENGYLETNERMETKIPGIFAAGDVREKMLRQIVTATGDGSIAAQSAQHYVEELLEELKTVSEK
- a CDS encoding tetratricopeptide repeat protein, with translation MGKNQRIYKENGQVISFNQLADFFYKKGMRAYKGQKLQDAIKYFRRAAQSEKEPFILCQLATVLSEAGEYQESNQTFLKLVRSNPELEQCYYFIANNYAYMGLFQQAKKYADRYLEVAKEKEFVEDTLELLEIMEEEAMGAEEIEDEDDLIVMQEEANRYIRNGQLEEAIATLEIVTKDYPEFWSGHNNLAIAHFQSGNVDKALKLTEMILEKNPGNIHALCNTLIFLYSIGEHKQVEALAGQLVSVYPISFEHRLKLGTTLATIGYFEHAYKWFKLLKRQGYEGDVSFYYWFAYSAYMVKDQQLAEKMWQYVVELHPDKKGKEPWNALNLADEGQNVLFEELRKSFQQSATLEEQMLALYLMNELSTPEKVGFFFDITQAKNGVPIVSQLAKYFFLLNSHKSIPADLQQFEQCARIADALYNYTKKDDELIEECLHFWFCTFIRLYTSGDIFTNVYGWSAAIEYIVRGEQGNKMTQSELGDVYNVSVATVRKYVQAVKRTHT
- a CDS encoding acyltransferase; protein product: MRRTTRYPVSGENSLWNVYKTVSFWKVMKNFIIIQIARYTPCLSVKNWLYRTFLRMKVGKKTSFALMVMPDIMFPEKITVGENSIIGYNTTLLAHEYLIREYRLGEIVIGNEVMIGANVTILPGVKIGDGATVSAGTLVHRDVPSGAFVGGNPMRIIYTKEQMTAREGSW
- the ppaX gene encoding pyrophosphatase PpaX, yielding MRINTVLFDLDGTLINTNELIISSFLHTLNTYYPNQYKREDVLPFIGPSLHDTFSKIDESKVEEMITSYREFNHDHHDELVEEYETVYETVRELKKQGYKVGIVTTKARQTVEMGLQLSKLDEFFDVVVTIDDVEHVKPHPEPLQKALELLDAKPEEALMVGDNHHDIVGGQNAGTKTAAVSWTLKGRAYLEAYKPDFMLDKMSDLLPILSNMNRS